The following coding sequences are from one Verrucosispora sp. WMMD573 window:
- a CDS encoding sensor histidine kinase translates to MTTTPLLQMTLRVEQDIFVVRQRGREVAAAVGLEHQDQVRIATALSEVARDLLRAAGGADVVFAVADTPDGRGHLRVDLTPVAPLPGGRYEPESGAVARLVDTLSVLTVERDTVVRMSRRVPTTARTLTPERLAELRAQLGESVPGTAEEELATQNLQLINALDEVRNQRDELARLNEELEQTNRGVMALYQQLTDELEATNQGVVALYAELDEKSAQLRAASESKSRFLANVSHELRAPVTAIIGLARLLGDSASDPLTTEQERQVGLIRASASDLLTLVNELLDLAKAESGRIEPEWAEVDLRVVFGQLRGTLRALPTADGVELLVEEPAPPATVRTDEVLLAQVLRNLLHNALKFTTEGEVRLRAERHGDGWRLIVSDTGPGIPPELHDRVFEEFYQAPGPTRVGGTGLGLPYARRLVNLLGGTLDLASEPGRGSTFTVRLPTDGT, encoded by the coding sequence ATGACCACGACACCGTTGCTACAGATGACCCTGCGGGTGGAGCAGGACATCTTCGTGGTCCGCCAGCGCGGCCGGGAGGTCGCCGCAGCGGTCGGCCTGGAGCATCAGGACCAGGTCCGGATCGCCACCGCGTTGAGCGAGGTCGCTCGTGACCTGCTGCGGGCGGCCGGCGGTGCCGACGTGGTGTTCGCCGTTGCCGACACGCCGGACGGGCGTGGTCACCTGCGTGTCGATCTCACTCCGGTGGCACCCCTGCCAGGTGGGCGGTACGAGCCGGAGTCGGGCGCGGTGGCACGCCTGGTGGACACATTGAGCGTGCTGACGGTCGAGCGGGATACGGTCGTCAGGATGTCACGACGGGTTCCGACAACCGCCCGGACGCTCACCCCCGAGCGTCTGGCGGAGTTGCGCGCCCAGCTCGGCGAGAGCGTCCCGGGCACCGCCGAGGAGGAACTCGCCACCCAGAACCTTCAATTGATCAACGCTTTGGACGAGGTACGCAACCAGCGCGACGAGCTGGCCCGGCTCAACGAGGAGCTGGAGCAGACCAACCGGGGCGTGATGGCGCTCTACCAGCAGCTCACCGACGAGTTGGAGGCGACCAACCAGGGCGTGGTGGCCCTCTACGCGGAGCTGGACGAGAAGTCGGCGCAGCTGAGGGCGGCGAGCGAGTCCAAAAGCCGTTTCCTGGCCAACGTCAGCCACGAGCTGCGGGCACCGGTGACCGCGATCATCGGGCTGGCCCGCCTGCTCGGCGACTCGGCGTCCGACCCGCTCACCACCGAGCAGGAACGCCAGGTCGGCCTCATCCGTGCCTCGGCGTCGGATCTACTCACGCTGGTCAACGAGCTGCTCGACCTGGCCAAGGCGGAGTCGGGCCGGATCGAGCCGGAGTGGGCCGAGGTGGACCTGCGGGTCGTCTTCGGCCAGTTGCGCGGCACGCTGCGGGCGTTGCCCACTGCCGACGGGGTCGAACTCCTGGTCGAGGAGCCGGCCCCGCCGGCCACGGTACGCACCGACGAGGTGCTGCTGGCTCAGGTGCTGCGCAACCTGCTGCACAACGCGCTGAAGTTCACCACCGAGGGCGAGGTCCGGTTGCGGGCGGAGCGGCACGGTGACGGCTGGCGGCTGATCGTCTCCGACACCGGGCCGGGCATCCCGCCGGAGCTGCACGACCGGGTGTTCGAGGAGTTCTACCAGGCGCCCGGCCCGACCCGGGTCGGCGGTACCGGCCTCGGCCTGCCGTACGCCCGGCGGCTGGTGAACCTGCTCGGCGGCACTCTCGACCTGGCCAGCGAGCCGGGTCGCGGCAGCACCTTCACGGTGCGGCTGCCCACGGACGGGACGTGA